The following coding sequences lie in one Chanos chanos chromosome 4, fChaCha1.1, whole genome shotgun sequence genomic window:
- the trip11 gene encoding thyroid receptor-interacting protein 11, whose protein sequence is MSSWLGGLGSGLGQSLGQVGGSLSSFTGQISNFTKDILLEGAEEVGDAATELQVSNSKLQDLETAYATQKSEYERLRKIHAELEEKLEASEIQVKQQSAEYRTQLQQREVEISHLKARQSALQEEVQKLQRSAQSAVASSSSSPAVLPISTAATTTTSSSYLSQASGTHQGFHGDEMDLSDVIWSQQEINRLSSEVHRLESEVAHWRRMASKAPGAENGDQGEILKLQRTIKELRERMGREVDEHQHELAVLQDAQRQKLADITRRHREELAEYEERIEELEEQIQSDGGEAVTTPQNSSKFLELQNTIKSLQDQLEEAAQQRATLEREKEEARAENAELLQNYSRLQSSVNELQTRVQEQEGKAMLRAQQESEIQALRKALAGAEKEIATLKSLNESGSKAEVEHADILELNTIIDALRKEKEEMEKEKSLLLDRLRIAEEERVSTCEADGAADLKHDVSDLLVQLEQREKALKQAHADIETLTGELEELDRQNQEATQHLISMKDQLSSQRSEAEAQAARLQSELSASCEQKRALQEELEAQKEKLSQSAFTLNDLHMGKRQLEASVKELKDKLSKAQELGQEARRENSDLKRTLQEKETELASVKEQVSHVRDEGDLAEEQEKVLEEKDEELQKIKKELAELKASYEKVTAEDYELKIENRKLRDEKAQAQGKMDELDAQARDGQAGFSRTVLEKDTRIEALKLEKGQLETELTQVEKRLTDQTKQYQQTIEELTRARSMDASALQTEHERAVKLNQEKDLEIAKLRREIDQMVADHKDTSEMLDITVAGQKQLTELLQEKDSFIEKLKAQAADTQKELEEKVLQATQESDFIRRTVEERDKQLGAMKEENSHLKEEIDRLKDQQSRPQPMSEPRTLDIITELETEVAQLKAARDCLEEEAQALRKTVEEQRATILQSQHSLQMQQSELEQARSRHEQSSLNYERLISTKDEEIAQLQEKVEVLSIQGQGTLQSPSTQEVEILQEDKTQSLSGENGNEKHDLSKVEIEKLVKGIKEKETEISQLNEKNRSLTKQLDQLVVSRDELGKLSQMVMQKDLEIQALHARVSGGHSQDVLFLQQQLQAYAVEREQVLAVLNEKTRENSQLRSDYHRIMDIVAGKEAALLKLQQENQRLSTMSDPSGSQEMFRETIQNLSRIIREKDIEIDALTQKCQTLVTVLQSSGGDSGGSGSGGVSSNQFEELLQERDTLKQQVKKMDEWKQQVITTVKNMQHESAQLQEELLKLQGQISADSDCSSKLSADYARLIQNYEQKEKKLGYLSQELAQVQQTISQLSNTKDVLLGKLDSVAQDPVGAAMAAQVTQPLVAAEPPSHEERAPLAQDEGLQRELESLRSLVAEREAMIRTLQENNHRLSNSASASESEQRGHAEELRQARERIETLQRSLREKDLLIKTKGDQLSQVSESLRNRENDNEVLKQAVTNLKERALILELDVKKLKEENEAVAARSREKESEFRALQETNMQVSLLLREREFESKAMSEKAAAMEKMLKDREQGKSGELNQLLNEVRSMQEKAVAFQHERDQVMLALKQKQMETSALQSELQHVKDKEQRQKLELERLRNHLLEVEDSYTREALAAEDRETELRRRVAQLDERLASSSSAVENASQQASLQVESLQEQLNGAIRQRDEALIQLRAAQEQVNQYAVSLSNLQMVLEQFQQEEKAMYTAELDKLKKEKDEWRKKAEKLEDKASALQINLEEANAALESASRLTDQLDLKEEQIEQLKREVDVRQEMLEEAQKKLMNLLSSTEGKVDKVLMRNLYLGYFHTPRPKRHEVLKLMGSVLGLDKDEVNQMLEDESRTGVTGWVSSWLGGRAVQSVPNTPQRPTQSQLHNSSFSEMFVKFLEVESSPTLPAPRLPVYDIKPLSAPPPGRSTANASAAGASGSGKRAGESNPFLAPRSAAVPLLNPGGAGTSGPGSGGHLLMKPISDALPTFTPVPVSAEASAGAVLKDLLKQ, encoded by the exons ATGTCATCGTGGTTAGGTGGTCTCGGCTCAGGGTTGGGCCAGTCTCTTGGCCAGGTTGGGGGAAGTTTATCCTCCTTCACCGGGCAAATATCTAATTTCACCAAAGATATTCTGCTCGAAGGTGCAGAAGAAGTCGGAG ATGCTGCCACTGAGCTTCAGGTCTCCAATTCAAAGCTGCAGGACCTGGAGACTGCATATGCCACTCAAAAATCTGAG tatgAGCGCTTACGAAAAATCCACGCTgagctggaggagaaactgGAAGCCTCTGAGATTCAGGTTAAGCAGCAGTCTGCTGAGTACAGAACCCaactgcagcagagagag gtggagaTCAGTCATCTCAAAGCAAGGCAGAGCGCCCTACAGGAGGAGGTTCAAAAGCTTCAACGCTCTGCTCAGAGTGCTGTCGCCTCCTCGAGCTCCAGTCCCGCTGTGCTTCCTATTAGCACGGCTGCCACCACCACAACCTCATCCTCCTATCTGTCCCAGGCGTCGGGCACACACCAGGGTTTCCACGGTGACGAAATGGACCTCAGTGATGTCATCTGGTCCCAACAAGAAATCAACCGCCTGTCCAGTGAGGTGCATCGCCTAGAGTCAGAGGTGGCCCACTGGAGGCGAATG GCATCTAAAGCACCGGGAGCAGAAAATGGTGACCAGGGAGAAATATTAAAACTTCAGAGAACAATCAAG GAGCTGCGCGAAAGGATGGGACGAGAAGTAGACGAGCACCAGCATGAGCTAGCCGTGTTACAGGACGCCCAGCGGCAGAAGTTAGCTGACATCACACGGAGGCACCGGGAAGAGCTTGCAGAATACGAGGAGCGGATTGAGGAGCTAGAGGAACAGATTCAGAGTG ATGGAGGTGAGGCGGTCACCACACCTCAAAACTCATCTAAATTCCTGGAACTTCAGAATACCATCAAATCCCTGCAGGACCAGTTGGAGGAGGCAGCGCAACAGAGGGCAacgctggagagagagaaggaggaggcgcGGGCAGAAAACGCAGAACTGCTGCAGAACTACAGCCGTCTCCAGAGCTCTGTGAACGAACTACAGACGCGTGTGCAGGAGCAGGAGGGCAAAGCCATGCTCAGAGCCCAGCAGGAAAGTGAGATCCAGGCACTAAGGAAGGCCTTGGCAG gggcagagaaagagattgcCACATTAAAGAGTCTTAATGAG AGTGGATCCAAGGCAGAAGTTGAACATGCTGACATTTTAGAGCTCAACACTATCATTGATGCgctgaggaaagagaaggaggaaatggaaaaggaaaag TCACTGTTACTGGACAGACTACGTATtgcagaagaggagagagttaGCACGTGTGAGGCGGATGGAGCTGCAGACTTGAAGCATGACGTATCAGATCTCCTGGTTcagctggaacagagagagaaggcactAAAACAGGCCCATGCAGACATAGAAACACTCACTGGTGAACTGGAGGAACTGGACAGACAAAATCAAGAGGCTACACAG CATTTGATCTCGATGAAGGATCAGCTCTCTTCGCAGAGGTCTGAGGCAGAGGCACAAGCAGCTCGTCTGCAGTCAGAGCTCAGTGCCTCCTGTGAGCAGAAGAGGGCgctgcaggaggagctggaggctcagAAAGAGAAACTCAGCCAGAGTGCCTTTACTCTCAATGATCTCCACATGGGCAAACGGCAGCTGGAGGCGTCAGTGAAGGAACTCAAGGACAAATTGAGCAAGGCACAGGAGCTTGGTCAGGAGGCACGGCGGGAGAACTCGGATCTAAAGAGGACGTTGCAAGAGAAGGAAACTGAACTCGCTTCCGTGAAGGAGCAAGTGAGTCACGTCAGGGACGAAGGCGACCTggcagaggagcaggagaaagtGCTAGAGGAGAAGGACGAAGAGCTGCAGAAGATCAAGAAAGAGCTGGCAGAGCTGAAGGCTTCATATGAAAAAGTGACAGCAGAAGACTACGAGTTAAAGATCGAGAACAGGAAACTAAGAGACGAAAAAGCTCAGGCCCAGGGCAAAATGGACGAACTGGACGCGCAGGCTCGAGACGGCCAGGCTGGCTTCAGTAGAACGGTATTGGAAAAGGACACGCGCATCGAGGCTCTGAAGCTGGAGAAGGGCCAGCTGGAGACGGAGCTGACACAGGTAGAGAAGCGACTTACAGACCAGACCAAACAGTACCAGCAAACTATCGAGGAGTTGACGCGAGCCCGCTCGATGGATGCGTCCGCGCTGCAGACGGAACACGAACGAGCGGTTAAGCTCAACCAAGAGAAAGATCTAGAAATTGCCAAGCTGAGACGTGAGATCGACCAGATGGTGGCTGACCACAAGGACACCAGTGAGATGCTAGACATTACTGTGGCGGGACAGAAACAGCTCACAGAACTCTTGCAGGAGAAAGATTCCTTCATAGAGAAGCTGAAAGCCCAGGCTGCGGACACACAGAAGGAACTGGAGGAGAAGGTGTTGCAGGCAACACAGGAAAGCGATTTCATCAGGCGGACcgtggaagagagagacaagcagcTGGGTGCCATGAAAGAGGAGAACAGCCACCTCAAGGAGGAAATTGACCGACTGAAGGACCAACAGAGCAGGCCGCAGCCAATGTCTGAGCCAAGGACGTTGGACATCATCACAGAACTGGAGACAGAAGTCGCCCAGCTGAAGGCTGCCAGAGATTGTCTAGAGGAGGAGGCGCAAGCTCTGAGGAAAACGGTGGAAGAGCAGCGAGCAACGATCTTGCAGTCTCAGCATTCTTTGCAGATGCAGCAGAGCGAGCTCGAGCAAGCACGTTCACGACACGAACAGAGCTCGCTCAATTATGAAAGGTTAATCAGCACTAAGGATGAAGAAATCGCCCAACTTCAGGAGAAAGTTGAAGTGCTGAGCATACAGGGCCAGGGTACCCTGCAGTCCCCTTCGACACAAGAAGTGGAAATCCTGCAAGAAGACAAGACCCAGTCGCTCAGCGGTGAGAACGGTAATGAAAAGCACGACCTGTCAAAGGTGGAGATTGAGAAGCTGGTTAAAGGGATCAAGGAGAAGGAGACTGAGATCTCCCAGTTGAACGAGAAGAACCGGTCTCTGACCAAGCAGCTAGATCAGCTGGTCGTGTCTCGAGATGAGTTAGGAAAACTCTCACAGATGGTGATGCAAAAGGACTTGGAAATCCAAGCACTGCATGCACGCGTCTCTGGTGGGCACAGTCAGGATGTGTTGTTCCTCCAGCAACAGCTGCAGGCATACGCTGTTGAACGAGAACAAGTCCTGGCTGTGCTCAATGAGAAGACTAGAGAGAACAGCCAGCTTCGCTCTGATTACCACCGTATCATGGACATCGTTGCAGGTAAAGAGGCTGCCTTACTAAAGCTGCAACAGGAGAATCAGCGGCTGTCCACCATGAGCGACCCCTCGGGCAGCCAAGAGATGTTCCGTGAGACCATCCAGAACTTGTCCCGAATCATCAGAGAAAAGGACATTGAGATCGATGCCCTGACGCAGAAGTGTCAGACGCTGGTCACCGTCCTCCAGTCATCTGGCGGCGACTCGGGTGGCAGTGGCTCAGGTGGTGTGAGCAGCAACCAGTTCGAGGAACTGTTGCAAGAACGGGACACATTGAAGCAGCAGGTGAAGAAGATGGATGAATGGAAGCAACAGGTGATCACCACAGTGAAAAACATGCAACATGAGTCAGCACAACTGCAGGAGGAGCTGCTAAAGCTGCAGGGTCAGATCTCTGCAGACAGCGACTGTAGCTCCAAGCTCTCTGCGGACTATGCTCGGCTCATCCAGAACTATgaacagaaggagaagaagcTTGGTTACCTCAGTCAAGAGCTTGCTCAGGTCCAGCAGACCATCAGCCAGCTCAGTAATACCAAAGACGTCCTGCTTGGAAAACTGGACAGCGTGGCACAAGACCCGGTGGGTGCTGCAATGGCTGCCCAGGTTACCCAGCCTCTTGTAGCTGCTGAACCTCCAAGCCATGAGGAGAGGGCACCTCTGGCTCAAGATGAAGGCTTACAGCGAGAGCTTGAGTCCCTTCGTAGTctggtggcagagagagaggcaatgaTTCGAACCCTGCAGGAGAACAACCATCGGCTCTCAAACTCCGCATCTGCGTCAGAGAGCGAGCAGAGAGGGCACGCAGAGGAACTCCGCCAGGCTCGAGAGAGAATAGAGACCCTCCAGCGTTCCCTCAGGGAAAAAGACCTGCTTATCAAGACCAAGGGAGACCAACTCAGCCAG GTGAGTGAGTCCCTACGTAACCGTGAGAATGATAATGAGGTGCTGAAGCAGGCGGTGACCAACCTGAAGGAGCGTGCCCTGATCCTAGAGCTTGATGTGAAGAAGCTGAAAGAGGAGAACGAGGCTGTTGCCGCACGCTCCCGAGAGAAAGAGTCCGAGTTCCGGGCCCTGCAGGAGACCAACATGCAGGTGTCGCTGTTGTTAAGGGAGAGGGAGTTTGAGTCGAAGGCTATGAGCGAAAAGGCTGCAGCCATGGAGAAAatgctgaaagacagagagcaa GGGAAGTCTGGTGAGCTGAACCAGTTGCTTAATGAGGTGAGGTCTATGCAGGAGAAAGCCGTGGCTTTCCAGCATGAGCGAGACCAGGTGATGCTGGCATTGAAACAGAAGCAGATGGAGACCTCAGCTCTGCAGAGCGAG CTACAACATGTGAAAGACAAGGAGCAGAGGCAGAAGCTGGAGTTGGAGCGGTTGCGGAATCACCTGTTGGAGGTGGAGGACTCGTACACGCGTGAAGCTCTTGCGGCAGAGGACCgcgagacagagctgagacgcAGGGTGGCACAGCTGGACGAGAGGCTCGCATCCTCCTCCAGTGCTGTGGAGAATGCCAG TCAGCAAGCCAGTCTGCAGGTGGAGTCTCTGCAGGAACAGCTGAATGGAGCAATCAGGCAGAGGGATGAGGCTCTGATCCAGCTCCGTGCTGCTCAGGAGCAGGTCAACCAGTATGCAGTGTCCCTCTCCAACCTGCAGATGGTGCTAGAGCAATTTCAGCAAG AGGAAAAAGCCATGTATACTGCAGAGCTAGACAAGCTcaaaaaagagaaggatgaatggaggaaaaaagcagaaaaactgGAAGACAAGGCCTCAGCTCTGCAG ATTAACCTCGAGGAGGCCAATGCTGCTTTGGAGTCAGCCTCAAGACTAACGGATCAGCTGGATCTGAAGGAGGAACAGATTGAACAGCTTAAGAGAGAAG TGGATGTAAGACAGGAAATGCTGGAGGAGGCCCAGAAGAAGTTAATGAACCTTCTCAGCAGCACGGAGGGCAAAGTGGACAA GGTGCTCATGCGGAATCTATACTTGGGTTACTTCCACACCCCACGTCCTAAGAGGCATGAAGTTCTGAAACTCATGGGTAGTGTGCTTGGGCTGGACAAAGATGAAGTTAACCAG ATGTTGGAGGATGAAAGTCGGACAGGAGTCACTGGCTGGGTGTCCAGCTGGTTGGGAGGCAGGGCAGTGCAGAGTGTTCCTAACACACCCCAAAGACCCACACAGTCACAGCTCCACAACTCG TCATTCTCTGAGATGTTTGTGAAGTTCCTGGAGGTGGAGTCCAGTCCTACTCTGCCTGCTCCCAGACTGCCTGTCTATGACATAAAGCCCCTTAGTGCACCTCCACCTGGTCGCAGTACTGCCAATGCATCAGCAGCAG GAGCTTCAGGCTCTGGCAAACGTGCTGGAGAGTCCAACCCCTTCCTAGCCCCTCGCTCTGCCGCTGTGCCCCTGTTGAACCCAGGTGGAGCTGGCACTAGTGGACCGGGCAGTGGAGGGCACCTGCTAATGAAGCCTATTTCGGACGCGCTGCCCACCTTCACGCCCGTGCCGGTCTCTGCGGAGGCCAGCGCCGGAGCCGTCCTGAAAGACCTGCTCAAGCAGTGA